Proteins co-encoded in one Xiphophorus couchianus chromosome 16, X_couchianus-1.0, whole genome shotgun sequence genomic window:
- the LOC114160210 gene encoding uncharacterized protein LOC114160210 isoform X2: protein MSPFMGPQISLSTLDLSYCLKAIRDPVSTDRFFTSSADGKTYLKIAPAAVLPPAPSDKTLSSGSDFSSKAVLCLIEAVGRRWGLYETRERSQLFQSVQEEMASKGHVLPVEKIRRKWNNLIVTYKRVKDRSRETGHAKTSWEFFDLMDATLCDTIGSQIISNKRNKGSSTASSLAIPSTKISAKPAQLPQPTTIIRPNGDFAGTGGLDTAGLGAAASQIMSNTAASPSQTATTVTLVNAPEVKPVIVLNGDIVATSIQPATIVPSPSFISSPCFTETASASSALGSSGSTDLGSSAYKSRKGPSFTSGVTPFCLGTTPLSHTQNILGLSSFPTTSSSHTASSATSISASASVGSGGQNQKGNKEQGSIGLFQEVLKQQEEQGYLDRVARRRVEAREKRRERREVRMSESLGRIATALELLSSKQDTVIALLQRLADRK from the exons ATGAGTCCATTCATGGGGCCACAGATCAGTCTGTCGACACTGGACCTCAGTTATTGTTTAAAAGCTATAAGAG ATCCCGTGAGCACAGATCGGTTCTTTACATCATCAGCCGATGGGAAAACATACCTGAAGATTGCCCCAG CTGCAGTGCTGCCACCTGCTCCCTCAGACAAGACGCTCTCCTCCGGCTCCGATTTCTCCTCCAAAGCTGTCCTGTGCCTGATAGAGGCCGTCGGCCGCCGCTGGGGTCTCTATGAGACGCGGGAGCGCTCCCAGCTCTTCCAGAGCGTCCAGGAAGAGATGGCCTCAAAGGGCCACGTCCTTCCCGTGGAAAAAATCCGCCGCAAGTGGAACAACCTCATTGTCACGTACAAGAGGGTCAAGGACCGCAGCCGGGAGACGGGACATGCCAAAACATCCTGGGAATTCTTTGAT CTCATGGATGCCACGCTCTGTGATACTATTGGCTCGCAAATCATTAGCAACAAAAGGAACAAAGGTAGCAGTACAGCTTCTTCACTGGCCATTCCTTCAACAAAGATCTCTGCAAAACCAGCGCAGCTTCCGCAGCCCACCACCATCATCCGTCCCAATGGGGACTTTGCTGGGACCGGGGGTTTGGATACGGCTGGTCTGGGAGCTGCCGCCAGCCAAATCATGAGTAATACAGCTGCCAGTCCCTCACAGACTGCAACAACTGTTACGCTTGTCAATGCTCCAGAGGTCAAGCCTGTTATTGTCCTCAATGGTGACATTGTTGCTACTAGCATTCAGCCAGCGACCATCGTGCCGTCTCCATCGTTTATCTCTTcaccatgttttactgaaaCAGCCTCTGCATCTTCTGCTCTCGGCTCATCCGGCAGCACAGACCTGGGCTCGTCGGCCTACAAAAGCCGAAAAGGTCCGTCTTTCACGTCGGGCGTCACACCTTTCTGCCTCGGTACGACCCCACTTAGCCACACTCAGAACATCCTTGGCCTCTCTTCGTTCCCCACAACGTCTTCCTCTCACACCGCTTCCAGTGCCACTTCGATATCTGCGTCTGCGAGTGTGGGATCAGGGGGGCAGAACCAGAAAGGAAACAAGGAGCAAGGCAGCATCGGGTTGTTCCAGGAGGTCctgaagcagcaggaagagCAGGGCTACCTGGATCGGGTGGCTCGGCGCAGGGTGGAAGCCAGAGAGAAGAGGCGTGAGAGGAGGGAGGTGCGGATGTCAGAGTCTCTTGGAAGGATAGCCACGGCGTTGGAGCTGCTCTCCTCGAAGCAGGATACGGTCATTGCGCTGCTGCAGAGACTGGCAGATCGGAAATGA
- the LOC114160210 gene encoding uncharacterized protein LOC114160210 isoform X1, with product MDANLHGGGAAMHVKTEAGDESSSALGLGSRESPAPCGDAACRAGAGGGAQQTAEELTDTELQANTSAPSVLLYPVSTDRFFTSSADGKTYLKIAPAAVLPPAPSDKTLSSGSDFSSKAVLCLIEAVGRRWGLYETRERSQLFQSVQEEMASKGHVLPVEKIRRKWNNLIVTYKRVKDRSRETGHAKTSWEFFDLMDATLCDTIGSQIISNKRNKGSSTASSLAIPSTKISAKPAQLPQPTTIIRPNGDFAGTGGLDTAGLGAAASQIMSNTAASPSQTATTVTLVNAPEVKPVIVLNGDIVATSIQPATIVPSPSFISSPCFTETASASSALGSSGSTDLGSSAYKSRKGPSFTSGVTPFCLGTTPLSHTQNILGLSSFPTTSSSHTASSATSISASASVGSGGQNQKGNKEQGSIGLFQEVLKQQEEQGYLDRVARRRVEAREKRRERREVRMSESLGRIATALELLSSKQDTVIALLQRLADRK from the exons ATGGACGCGAACCTGCATGGAGGCGGCGCAGCGATGCATGTGAAAACCGAAGCCGGGGATGAAAGCTCATCTGCGCTGGGTTTGGGCAGCCGGGAGTCGCCTGCGCCCTGCGGAGATGCCGCATGCAGAGCGGGAGCAGGAGGAGGGGCGCAGCAGACTGCGGAGGAACTGACTGACACGGAGCTGCAGGCCAACACCTCGGCTCCCTCCGTTCTGCTGT ATCCCGTGAGCACAGATCGGTTCTTTACATCATCAGCCGATGGGAAAACATACCTGAAGATTGCCCCAG CTGCAGTGCTGCCACCTGCTCCCTCAGACAAGACGCTCTCCTCCGGCTCCGATTTCTCCTCCAAAGCTGTCCTGTGCCTGATAGAGGCCGTCGGCCGCCGCTGGGGTCTCTATGAGACGCGGGAGCGCTCCCAGCTCTTCCAGAGCGTCCAGGAAGAGATGGCCTCAAAGGGCCACGTCCTTCCCGTGGAAAAAATCCGCCGCAAGTGGAACAACCTCATTGTCACGTACAAGAGGGTCAAGGACCGCAGCCGGGAGACGGGACATGCCAAAACATCCTGGGAATTCTTTGAT CTCATGGATGCCACGCTCTGTGATACTATTGGCTCGCAAATCATTAGCAACAAAAGGAACAAAGGTAGCAGTACAGCTTCTTCACTGGCCATTCCTTCAACAAAGATCTCTGCAAAACCAGCGCAGCTTCCGCAGCCCACCACCATCATCCGTCCCAATGGGGACTTTGCTGGGACCGGGGGTTTGGATACGGCTGGTCTGGGAGCTGCCGCCAGCCAAATCATGAGTAATACAGCTGCCAGTCCCTCACAGACTGCAACAACTGTTACGCTTGTCAATGCTCCAGAGGTCAAGCCTGTTATTGTCCTCAATGGTGACATTGTTGCTACTAGCATTCAGCCAGCGACCATCGTGCCGTCTCCATCGTTTATCTCTTcaccatgttttactgaaaCAGCCTCTGCATCTTCTGCTCTCGGCTCATCCGGCAGCACAGACCTGGGCTCGTCGGCCTACAAAAGCCGAAAAGGTCCGTCTTTCACGTCGGGCGTCACACCTTTCTGCCTCGGTACGACCCCACTTAGCCACACTCAGAACATCCTTGGCCTCTCTTCGTTCCCCACAACGTCTTCCTCTCACACCGCTTCCAGTGCCACTTCGATATCTGCGTCTGCGAGTGTGGGATCAGGGGGGCAGAACCAGAAAGGAAACAAGGAGCAAGGCAGCATCGGGTTGTTCCAGGAGGTCctgaagcagcaggaagagCAGGGCTACCTGGATCGGGTGGCTCGGCGCAGGGTGGAAGCCAGAGAGAAGAGGCGTGAGAGGAGGGAGGTGCGGATGTCAGAGTCTCTTGGAAGGATAGCCACGGCGTTGGAGCTGCTCTCCTCGAAGCAGGATACGGTCATTGCGCTGCTGCAGAGACTGGCAGATCGGAAATGA